A stretch of the Streptococcus himalayensis genome encodes the following:
- the hpt gene encoding hypoxanthine phosphoribosyltransferase, with protein sequence MLEQNIKKVLVSHDEIVVAAQQLGAQLTAEYEGKNPILVGILKGSIPFMAELIKHIDTHIELDFMLVSSYHGGTASSGVINIIKDLDKDVEGRHILFVEDIIDTGQTLKTLRDMFIERKAASVKIATLLDKPEGRTVEIEADYTCFTIPNEFVVGYGLDFDENYRNLPYVGVLKEEVYSN encoded by the coding sequence ATGTTAGAACAAAATATCAAAAAAGTGTTAGTATCACACGATGAGATTGTTGTAGCTGCTCAACAGCTAGGAGCTCAATTGACAGCAGAGTACGAAGGGAAAAATCCCATCTTGGTCGGAATCTTAAAAGGTTCGATTCCTTTTATGGCAGAGTTGATTAAGCACATTGACACGCATATTGAACTAGATTTTATGCTGGTATCTAGCTACCACGGTGGCACTGCTAGCAGTGGAGTTATCAATATTATCAAAGACTTGGATAAGGACGTCGAAGGTCGTCATATTTTATTTGTAGAAGACATCATTGACACAGGTCAAACGCTAAAAACCCTTCGTGATATGTTTATCGAACGTAAAGCAGCTTCTGTTAAGATTGCTACTTTGTTAGATAAACCAGAAGGTCGTACGGTAGAAATCGAAGCAGACTATACTTGTTTTACCATTCCAAATGAATTTGTGGTAGGCTATGGCCTTGATTTTGATGAAAATTACCGAAATCTTCCTTACGTCGGTGTTCTAAAAGAAGAAGTATATTCCAATTAG
- the tilS gene encoding tRNA lysidine(34) synthetase TilS: MMEKKILASIQKKGYFKDHRRVLVALSGGLDSMTLFEILYRHQRELDIEVLVAHVNHKQRPESDTEERLLKAKMEKLGVEMATSSFSGVFSEERARKFRYDFFKTVMEEKHCTALVTAHHQDDQAETIFMRLLRGSRLRHLMGIPERQVFGQGELIRPLLSFRKSDFPEIEHFVDKTNAENHYLRNRIRNLYLPALERENLQVSQHLVDLSDEVSNIYQSLSYFIREIDLTSVPTFQSYPDFIQTILLQEYLANFPDVAISKAQFKEILHILQKSGNYRHHVKNDYVLIKDYATFRLEKISLRADENAGSFLLEYGNTLEYGGYLFSFGKPLATRASWEILVSRETPLLLRHRKAGDYLLYRGHRKKVRRLFIDKKLSLKEREEAIIVEQAKEIRTIVGIAVSDLSQRGKSDIINGKLYIQKIE; encoded by the coding sequence ATAATGGAAAAAAAAATCCTAGCAAGTATCCAAAAAAAGGGGTATTTTAAAGACCACAGACGTGTGTTAGTAGCTTTATCGGGAGGGTTAGATTCAATGACCCTATTTGAAATACTCTACCGTCATCAAAGAGAACTAGATATTGAAGTTCTGGTAGCTCATGTAAATCATAAACAGCGACCAGAGTCAGATACAGAAGAACGTTTGCTAAAAGCGAAAATGGAAAAACTTGGTGTAGAAATGGCTACATCAAGTTTTTCAGGAGTCTTTTCCGAGGAAAGAGCACGAAAATTTCGTTACGATTTTTTCAAAACAGTCATGGAAGAAAAACATTGTACAGCCTTAGTTACGGCTCATCATCAGGATGATCAAGCTGAGACCATCTTTATGCGTTTATTACGTGGCAGTCGTTTACGACACTTGATGGGCATTCCAGAACGACAAGTTTTTGGTCAAGGGGAGTTGATTCGTCCCCTTCTTTCCTTTAGGAAATCAGATTTTCCTGAAATAGAGCATTTCGTAGATAAAACGAATGCCGAAAATCACTATTTAAGAAATCGGATCCGTAATCTTTATTTGCCTGCTTTGGAAAGGGAAAATCTGCAAGTAAGTCAACATTTGGTGGATCTCTCAGACGAAGTATCTAACATTTATCAATCACTTAGCTACTTTATACGAGAGATTGACCTCACTAGTGTACCCACATTTCAATCCTACCCAGATTTTATCCAAACCATTTTATTACAGGAGTATCTGGCTAATTTTCCAGATGTAGCAATTTCAAAAGCACAATTTAAAGAAATTCTTCATATTTTGCAAAAATCGGGAAATTATCGTCATCATGTAAAGAATGATTATGTTCTCATCAAAGATTATGCGACATTTCGATTAGAGAAAATCAGTCTAAGGGCGGATGAAAACGCAGGTTCCTTTTTGTTAGAATATGGAAATACTTTGGAATATGGAGGATACCTCTTTTCATTTGGGAAACCGTTAGCTACTAGAGCTTCTTGGGAAATACTGGTTTCGCGTGAAACACCTCTTTTACTTCGTCATCGAAAAGCAGGGGATTACTTGCTGTATCGTGGGCATCGAAAAAAAGTGCGCCGTCTTTTTATTGATAAAAAACTATCGTTAAAAGAAAGAGAAGAAGCCATTATTGTCGAACAAGCCAAGGAAATCCGAACTATTGTGGGAATAGCAGTCAGCGATTTGAGTCAAAGGGGAAAAAGTGATATAATAAACGGGAAACTTTATATCCAAAAAATAGAATAG
- a CDS encoding serine hydrolase: MRKVLFLLLLPALLTNAIVDSTENDVELTEEEKYEITQTPYGSYFTAIPQNPNVYKETMTFETEDLEKVAGSVKPNLPLAIKELTVNQAGVPLFRLANGQYLPADKQVVYEDLVLSMVDTKQTTLWLQPGFTVYEQARINGVKEVKTDLEAYRPVLVSKFAETPSGTYAYVANKGWISQEFLSETDNRMDKVQEILSKHHNQEQYSIYVKQLETGKTAGIHPDKQMYSASVMKLPLLYYTQEKLNQGEYQLATPLKYIEAVNDYKGAYDTAGSGSISKTADNQEYSIEDLINRIAKESDNAATNILGYYVTNQSEKSYREKINQISGNVWDVEEREASSKMAGNMMEAIYHQNGRIIDILSQTNFDDQRISKDIPVKVSHKIGDADDFRHDVAIVYADSPFILAIFTEHSDYETITKIANDVYGVLK, translated from the coding sequence ATGCGTAAGGTCTTGTTTTTACTTCTTTTACCTGCCCTTTTAACCAATGCGATTGTTGATAGTACGGAAAATGACGTTGAATTGACCGAAGAGGAAAAATATGAAATAACTCAGACACCTTACGGCTCCTATTTTACAGCTATTCCGCAGAATCCGAATGTTTACAAGGAAACGATGACCTTTGAGACTGAGGATTTGGAGAAGGTTGCAGGTTCTGTCAAACCAAATCTTCCTCTTGCTATTAAGGAATTAACGGTGAATCAAGCAGGAGTGCCGCTATTTCGCTTGGCAAATGGTCAGTACCTCCCTGCTGATAAACAGGTGGTTTATGAGGATTTGGTCTTGTCCATGGTTGATACAAAGCAGACTACTCTGTGGTTACAACCAGGTTTTACCGTCTATGAACAGGCTCGAATCAATGGTGTAAAAGAAGTCAAGACGGATTTGGAAGCCTATCGACCTGTTTTAGTGTCAAAATTTGCAGAGACCCCAAGTGGCACGTATGCGTATGTTGCCAATAAAGGCTGGATTTCCCAAGAATTTTTATCGGAAACAGATAATCGGATGGATAAGGTCCAAGAAATTCTTTCAAAACATCATAACCAAGAACAGTATAGTATTTATGTCAAGCAGTTGGAGACGGGGAAAACAGCCGGCATTCATCCAGATAAGCAAATGTACTCGGCCAGTGTCATGAAGTTGCCCCTTTTATACTATACGCAGGAAAAACTTAATCAAGGAGAGTATCAATTAGCAACGCCCTTGAAATATATCGAAGCGGTCAATGATTATAAAGGAGCTTATGATACTGCAGGAAGTGGTAGTATTTCCAAAACTGCAGATAATCAAGAATACAGCATCGAGGATTTAATCAACCGAATTGCCAAAGAATCTGATAATGCAGCAACCAATATTTTGGGTTATTACGTTACCAATCAGTCTGAAAAATCTTATCGTGAGAAAATCAATCAGATTTCTGGAAATGTCTGGGATGTGGAAGAACGGGAGGCTTCATCGAAAATGGCTGGAAATATGATGGAGGCTATTTACCATCAAAATGGAAGAATTATCGACATCTTGTCGCAGACGAATTTTGATGACCAGAGAATTTCAAAAGATATTCCAGTCAAAGTCAGTCATAAAATTGGGGATGCAGACGATTTTCGTCATGATGTAGCGATTGTCTATGCAGACTCTCCATTTATCTTGGCGATTTTTACAGAGCATTCGGACTATGAAACCATCACGAAAATTGCCAATGATGTTTATGGAGTTCTCAAATAA
- a CDS encoding SP_0009 family protein — MEDILKTVETFLSYSDEKLEELSQKNQALKEQFGHKEGEKDA, encoded by the coding sequence ATGGAAGATATTTTAAAAACAGTTGAAACATTTTTATCCTACTCAGATGAAAAATTAGAAGAATTATCCCAAAAAAATCAAGCTCTGAAAGAGCAGTTTGGTCATAAGGAAGGGGAAAAGGATGCGTAA
- a CDS encoding FtsB family cell division protein yields the protein MPKNIVQLNNQYIKDEHQHRRYLAEERKRKNRFMGWILILVMLLFILPMYNLVESYQTLLDRREQLVQLQDEFEELSKQKDEVRELADRLKDDDYAAKYARAKYYYSKEGETLYTIPGLLPQ from the coding sequence ATGCCTAAGAATATTGTGCAGCTCAATAACCAATATATCAAAGATGAACACCAGCATCGAAGATACTTGGCTGAGGAGCGGAAGAGAAAAAATCGTTTTATGGGCTGGATTCTGATTTTGGTGATGCTGCTATTTATTCTGCCGATGTATAATTTGGTGGAGAGCTACCAGACTCTTTTAGATAGAAGAGAACAGCTAGTTCAGTTGCAAGATGAGTTTGAAGAATTAAGTAAACAAAAGGATGAGGTGAGAGAGTTGGCTGATCGGTTGAAAGATGATGATTACGCAGCCAAGTATGCCAGAGCCAAGTATTATTACTCCAAAGAGGGAGAAACACTTTATACGATTCCTGGCTTATTACCACAATGA
- a CDS encoding RNA-binding S4 domain-containing protein has protein sequence MRLDKYLKVSRIIKRRPVAKEVADKGRIKVNGVLAKSSTDLKINDEVEVRFGNKLLTVRVLEMKDSTKKEDAANMYEIISETRIEIDA, from the coding sequence ATGAGATTAGATAAATATTTAAAAGTATCCCGCATTATTAAACGTCGTCCAGTTGCTAAAGAGGTGGCCGATAAAGGCCGGATTAAGGTCAACGGCGTGTTGGCCAAATCTTCGACAGATTTGAAAATCAATGATGAAGTAGAAGTACGTTTTGGAAATAAACTCTTGACGGTGCGCGTCTTGGAGATGAAAGATAGCACCAAAAAAGAAGATGCAGCAAACATGTATGAAATCATCAGCGAAACAAGGATAGAAATCGATGCCTAA
- the mfd gene encoding transcription-repair coupling factor, producing MDKHMNIVDLFQQNQQINDWKRNLQTASRQLILGLASSTKAITMAASLDENDKLLVLTSTQNEAERLVSDLLSLLGEEFVYPFLADDTPLAEFVFSSKEKQVARLSALHFLQDSQKKGILVTNLSASRLLLPNPKRLQEFLLSLEVGLEFSVDTIVNQLSCMGYNRVNQVLSQGEFSLRGDILDIFELEEEYPYRIEFFGDEIDGIRRFDADSQRSLENIDRIIIHPMTELLLGEDDYQRGSERLEKELSKQVDPTLKSYLEEVLTSSRDRKPHADLRKFLSFFYEKQWTIQDYLPKNAPVFLDDFQKIMDQHARFELEVANLLTEDLQKSRALSTQIYFASNYKDYRNYKPATFFSNFHKGLGNLKFDTLYQFNQYPMQEFFSQFSLLKDEIARYRKSGYTVILQASSDSSLQSLQQHLQEYAIDLDYLKEENIYRDAVQLIAGSLVQGFQFVDEKIVLITEFEIFQKKIKRRVRRQQISNAERLKDYNELEKGDYVVHQVHGIGQYLGIETIEISGVHRDYVSIQYQNADRISIPVEQINTLSKYVASDGKVPKINKLNDGRFQKTKQKVRMQVEDIADDLIKLYAERSQLEGFQFSKDDDAQLAFDNDFPYVETEDQLRSVQEIKKDMESSSPMDRLLVGDVGFGKTEVAMRAAFKAVNDHKQVAILVPTTVLAQQHYSNFKERFENFAVNVDVLSRFRSKSEQKETLEKLKKGQVDILIGTHRLLSKDVEFADLGLMIIDEEQRFGVKHKEKLKELKTKIDVLTLTATPIPRTLHMSMLGIRDLSVIETPPTNRYPVQTYVLETNPTVIRDAVLREMDRGGQVYYLYNKVDTIEQKVSELKELIPEASIGYVHGQMTEIRLENTLLDFINGEYDILVTTTIIETGVDIPNANTLFIENADHMGLSTLYQLRGRVGRSNRIAYAYLMYRPDKSLTEVSEKRLEAIKGFTELGSGFKIAMRDLSIRGAGNILGKSQSGFIDSVGFEMYSQLLEEAILRKQGKEEKRQKSNAELSLQIDAYLPSEYISDERQKIEIYKRIREIDNRVNYEQLQDELIDRFGDYPDVVAYLLEIGLLKSYFDKSFVLLADRKDHTIRIRFEKMAQQFFLTQDYFEALSQTNLKARMAEEKGLLEIIFDVRGKKEYEILESLQQFGERLVAIKESKFD from the coding sequence AAACTATTGGTCTTAACGTCAACTCAAAATGAAGCGGAACGCTTGGTCAGTGATTTGCTTAGTTTATTAGGGGAAGAATTTGTCTATCCTTTCTTAGCCGATGATACTCCTTTAGCAGAGTTTGTTTTCTCCTCAAAAGAAAAACAAGTTGCTCGTTTATCAGCTCTTCATTTTTTGCAAGATTCTCAAAAGAAAGGAATCCTAGTTACCAATTTATCAGCCAGTCGTCTTTTGCTTCCAAATCCGAAGCGTTTGCAGGAATTTCTTTTATCCCTTGAAGTGGGATTAGAATTTTCTGTTGACACTATTGTCAATCAATTATCCTGTATGGGTTACAATCGTGTCAATCAAGTGTTGAGTCAGGGTGAATTTAGTTTACGAGGAGATATTCTTGATATTTTTGAACTGGAAGAAGAGTATCCTTATCGTATTGAATTTTTTGGTGATGAGATTGATGGAATTAGACGATTTGATGCTGATAGTCAGCGTTCTTTGGAGAATATCGATAGGATTATAATTCATCCGATGACGGAGTTGTTGTTAGGTGAAGACGATTACCAGAGGGGAAGCGAAAGACTGGAAAAAGAGCTGAGTAAGCAGGTGGATCCAACTTTAAAATCCTATTTAGAAGAAGTTTTGACCAGTAGTCGTGATCGAAAACCACACGCAGATTTGAGAAAATTTCTCTCCTTCTTTTATGAAAAGCAGTGGACGATTCAAGATTATCTTCCTAAAAATGCTCCTGTTTTTTTAGATGATTTTCAAAAAATTATGGACCAACATGCTCGTTTTGAGTTGGAGGTTGCAAATTTATTGACAGAAGATTTACAAAAGAGTAGAGCCTTGTCAACTCAAATCTATTTTGCCAGTAATTATAAAGATTATCGGAACTATAAACCAGCAACTTTCTTTTCTAATTTTCATAAAGGATTAGGAAATCTGAAATTTGATACTCTATACCAGTTTAATCAATATCCCATGCAGGAATTTTTCAGTCAATTTTCTCTCCTAAAGGATGAGATTGCTAGGTATCGGAAGTCAGGCTATACTGTTATCCTGCAGGCAAGTTCTGATTCAAGTTTACAAAGTTTACAGCAGCATTTACAGGAGTATGCAATTGATCTTGATTATCTAAAAGAGGAGAATATTTATCGAGATGCTGTTCAGTTAATTGCTGGAAGTCTTGTTCAAGGATTTCAATTTGTTGATGAGAAGATTGTTCTGATTACAGAATTTGAGATATTTCAGAAGAAAATAAAACGTCGTGTTCGTCGACAACAGATTTCAAATGCAGAGAGACTAAAAGATTATAACGAACTGGAAAAAGGAGATTATGTCGTTCATCAAGTCCATGGAATTGGTCAGTATTTAGGAATTGAAACCATTGAAATCTCAGGAGTTCACCGTGATTATGTTAGCATTCAGTACCAAAATGCAGATCGGATTTCGATTCCTGTTGAGCAGATTAATACCTTATCCAAATATGTAGCAAGCGATGGGAAAGTTCCCAAAATCAATAAATTAAATGATGGGCGTTTCCAAAAAACTAAGCAAAAAGTTCGGATGCAGGTTGAGGATATTGCCGATGATTTGATTAAGTTGTATGCAGAGCGCAGTCAATTAGAGGGATTCCAATTTTCAAAAGATGACGATGCTCAATTAGCATTTGACAACGATTTTCCATACGTTGAAACGGAGGATCAGCTTCGTAGTGTTCAAGAGATCAAAAAGGACATGGAAAGTAGCAGTCCCATGGATCGGTTGTTGGTCGGAGATGTAGGATTTGGGAAGACCGAGGTGGCAATGAGAGCAGCTTTCAAAGCTGTCAATGATCATAAACAGGTGGCAATCTTGGTTCCTACGACAGTTTTGGCTCAGCAGCATTATTCAAATTTTAAGGAACGATTTGAAAATTTTGCGGTAAATGTGGATGTCTTGAGTCGCTTTCGAAGTAAGTCCGAGCAGAAAGAAACACTTGAAAAATTAAAAAAAGGCCAGGTCGATATTTTGATAGGAACCCATCGTCTGTTATCAAAAGATGTTGAATTTGCAGATTTAGGACTTATGATTATTGATGAAGAGCAGCGATTTGGGGTAAAACATAAGGAGAAATTGAAAGAGTTAAAAACCAAAATTGATGTTTTGACGCTAACGGCCACTCCTATTCCGCGTACACTGCATATGTCCATGTTGGGAATTCGTGATTTATCGGTGATTGAAACCCCTCCTACTAATCGATACCCAGTTCAGACTTATGTGTTAGAAACCAATCCAACGGTTATTCGGGATGCTGTTCTTCGTGAAATGGATCGTGGTGGACAAGTTTACTATCTTTACAACAAGGTTGACACAATTGAGCAAAAGGTTTCTGAGTTAAAAGAATTGATTCCAGAAGCCTCCATTGGTTATGTGCATGGGCAGATGACGGAAATTCGTTTGGAGAATACCCTCCTTGACTTTATCAATGGCGAATATGATATTTTAGTAACGACTACAATTATTGAAACAGGGGTGGATATTCCCAATGCTAATACTCTGTTTATCGAAAATGCAGATCACATGGGCTTGTCAACCTTGTATCAACTACGTGGTCGAGTTGGACGCAGCAATCGTATCGCTTATGCCTATCTCATGTATCGTCCTGATAAATCTCTGACCGAGGTTTCTGAAAAACGTCTCGAAGCAATCAAAGGGTTTACAGAATTAGGTTCTGGCTTTAAGATTGCCATGAGGGATTTGTCAATTCGCGGAGCTGGAAATATCCTTGGAAAATCTCAATCAGGATTTATTGATTCAGTCGGATTTGAAATGTATTCCCAATTACTGGAAGAGGCTATTTTGCGGAAGCAAGGGAAGGAAGAGAAGCGTCAGAAAAGTAATGCTGAGCTCTCTCTTCAAATCGATGCTTATTTGCCGAGTGAGTATATCTCTGATGAGCGTCAAAAAATCGAAATTTACAAACGTATTCGAGAGATTGACAATCGTGTAAACTATGAGCAACTCCAGGATGAGTTGATAGACCGCTTCGGAGACTACCCAGATGTTGTAGCTTACCTATTAGAAATTGGCTTACTCAAGTCATATTTTGATAAATCCTTTGTCCTCTTGGCAGATCGTAAGGATCATACGATTCGTATTCGCTTTGAAAAAATGGCCCAGCAATTCTTTTTGACTCAGGATTATTTTGAAGCCTTATCTCAGACGAATTTAAAGGCACGCATGGCAGAAGAAAAGGGGCTGTTGGAAATTATATTTGATGTGCGTGGTAAAAAGGAATATGAAATCCTTGAGAGTTTGCAGCAATTTGGTGAGCGTTTAGTCGCTATCAAGGAAAGTAAGTTTGACTAA